The DNA region TATGTAAATTTGGCGTCGCTTGATTAGCATCTTCTCTCTCAAGGCCAGAATTAATTTCGCtctcaatatttctgtttccTTCAACAAATACCGTATCACCATTTCCACTTGGTAATATAGACTCATCTATACGCATCACTGTCGCACCGTTCACACAGCTCTCATCGGCCAAACCCTCTTAACATTTCTCCAGCCTTGACGCTTGATCACGTAAATTCTGACCTTTAAGAGCAAGATGTCCGTATCCCTTCTCTTCCCAAAGCTGTTTCGTGACTTCTATGTAGCCTTTCTTTCTGCCGTTTCGATTCAAAGGCGCGCTATCCGATGCAACTAGCTCTTGCGCTCGTCTCTTACACTCCAGAACGTCATTATTCATTTGGTTCGTCCATTTCACTTTCGGCTTTCTGGAACGGCTAAAAGACACAGCCGCCGCCATGGCAATTATCCTAACATATCCCGCAAGTttgtaatattaataattataataatgataattataataatgaaatTATTTATGTAGCGCTTCATACATAAGTTCTAAAGCGCTTcacgataataataattaaaaatataacaataataataaaattatttatgtgGCGCTTTATACAAAAGTTCTAAAGCACTTCACGATAAtaagaattaaattaataataataatattaataataatgttaGTAATAATGAAACTTAAAATAACCTAAGATATAAAATATCGTTTATAAAGATAAGTTTTCAGAGATGACTTAAAGAGAGTGCTCGGTCTTCATAAGTTTTCAGATTTGATTGAggaacttgaacttgaaaactaGACGGCGACCTTTATCGCTATTATTGCAGAAGGTAACTAATGTAACAAGGAGGCAAGATTTTTGCTGTCAGAGGAGGGAGTATCTCTGGGGTCATAGAAAGTGGCAATTAGTCGAAATCAACCGTCACAGTTTAATTAGGAATGTGTTatgtgaaaatgcactgatcTTAAAGGAAGAATTTATATCATAATATTTCTCGCTATAACTATAACGTACCGTGGTCGGTCAGTGTGTGATGTATGCAATGATATGAATGTCCTCTACAATCGTATCCCGcaagttaaactgaaaaaaggaaaatatgataaaatttcCTCCGCTCTATAACTGGACACTGCATGTTTCTTGATTAACCTTTCTTTTACGACCAAAGAAATCTAAAATTCAGAAATCGCTCCTTCAAGTGGGTGTGTCGCCGTCAACAGCGATAAATGATTCACTGACTCTTAGTCGATGGAATGCAGTATTTAGAGGTGTGCCTTGTTTACTTAAATctgattaatttttattttttttggcacGGATACTCGatatattcattaaaaatgttaatttggcAGGTCAACTTTAAATTCCGAAAGCGGAAAATCATGGTGGAATCCACCGCGAGTTTGCTTCTCCCTTTGGTGATCGAGTATCTTCTGCATGAAATAGCCGGCCAGCAGTGTAGTACGCTTGGCATCAGTGGAATAGCTGGCTGCCAGTGCAATCTAATGGAGGCCTGTGACGAAGATGGAAAACCAAAGTCCACCTGGGCTCAATACTTGCCAGCCGGTGTAGATCAGTTCGGGTTTGTCGATGGAGGACACCAAAACTTGGCGTACCTCTGTGAAGTTAATGCAGTTGCAATTCTCTATGACTGCAACAACCGAATTCCTCTCTTCGCGGCCACGGTAATTACTGGCGCCCAATTATTAGGACGTGACTTCGGGCGTCGACCGCCCGCTAATTTTAGAAGAAGCAGCTTGGCATGGCTCGATCTAAAATTTCAGCAAGTAGGTAAAGATTACTTTCGAGCAAAAAACCGAGATCTTTGCTATGCAACGAGGAGAGGAGACAGGTACCTCGTTGACAAAGACTGGGTTATTTCAAGTGGACACAAAAGCCGTTTCCGTACTAAAGACTGTCCTGGAGGATCGTTGGTCAAAACGATAATACACCGCGGGCACTTGATTGCCTCACAGTACGGCCGtaaaaatcaaaaaaagaaaacagcaactTTCACTTACACCAATGCTGTCCCTCAGTTTGGATTGTTTAACTCCCATTCTTGGCAAGTCTGTGAGGGACGCTTGCTAATGTGGGGAATTCAGAATTGTGCGGAAGTGAAAGGAGCAAAGAAGGTTCAATTATTCATTGTGGTTGGCGCCATGCCATCGACAGTATTTAGTCCTCTTAAACATCGATATTTTGGCTATAAAGGATTCAGCGACTACATGGACAATGTTTACCGGGTGAATGTGCCAAAACACATGTGGACTGCTGCTTGCTGTAGGTACAAAGCTAAGCGAGTCTGGAAGTATCACAGCACGGCCTTCAAGAGGGAAAATAATCCGGGAATGGAACCATGTGTTACGTCAGATATTGGCACGTTATCGAAATGGTTGTTCCAATCAGTAAGAGGTGGGACTTGTGTAAATTTATTTCCGAAGACTCCCCAGTGCAATGAGAAGGATAACTTTATTCCTTTATGGTGATGCAAAAACTGGACACTGCTATTTTAGATAAGAAGGACGTTAGGAGAGCGACGCTTTCGTGATCATTACTCATGTAATGGGACTTTAAACACCTGAAGCCTTGTAATCACAGTGTTATTTCTGTTCACGGAGAAAAGTTCCCTTTAAAACTAACTTCGTAAACTCGATATTTTGAAAAACCATTTTCGTTGTTAATTTTCGACCTCTTGTTATGTATGTATATTAGCTAGTAACCGCACAGTCGCATAATCGTATATCTGCAGAGAACATAAGTGAGTGATGGTAACAATAGAATTGCGATCTTGACCCAATTTTGACCCGATGTTTCCCGGTGATACTTATTGTTTGTTTCGAAGTATCTTAGTACTTCGATATTCGCACTCGATACACAATTGAGTTCTCTCCTTCTGTAATTTCTAGCTTATAGCCACTGACACGTTGTAGTATCAGTTCTTGTCGTGACACTACAAACACctcaaaataatttctcagTCGCGTCTTCGGCCATGCGGAAATATATGAATAAGTGTGATATGCACATCgtggaaactttgaagaaaaatgttgtttaaTTCGAAGGGAGAGTATTTTATCATTTGAATTAGCGACTAGTGCCCAAAAGAGCCGCTATATTTGAGAAGCGAGCAAGGTCCGAAGTTTAACAGGGTGACCCTATTCGACGGAATGATGGAACGGTGGAATGGTGGAGTACCTCGTTTTATGAAACATAAGtctcacaaaaatgaaattgcaatgaaaaaggaaaataatttataatcaacaggcaaaatcaaaagaagcatGATTTAATCATTATTGGAGCCTTGAGGATAGACCGTCAAAGAAACAGTGAGGTTTCTTGAGCTAGCCCCCTATTAATTATCATCACTGTTaccattatcatcattgttgtTGATATgattataaatatatgttatttgccggctgggaggtccgtatggtgaaaaactgtgaccgaggtcttgaaaatgctgcccgaggCCACAGTTTTTCACTATACGGACCtacccttagccggtaaataacatatatttttttaaacttaacgaaatacACTctgaaagaacccgaatgatttacGGCtataaatacggcaagatcttccataaactgaacgaATTTTGAGcaagtaaatggtagttaaagtagaggtgatacaaattaaagagagatgcttcactgaaacattttcacttgtgtaatgataaaggtgatttaaaaggcttccaaacaaagtttgaaacattatttttacaagtatctgtcacactCTGACACcagtcaattagag from Pocillopora verrucosa isolate sample1 chromosome 1, ASM3666991v2, whole genome shotgun sequence includes:
- the LOC131774359 gene encoding uncharacterized protein — encoded protein: MQYLEVCLVYLNLINFYFFWHGYSIYSLKMLIWQVNFKFRKRKIMVESTASLLLPLVIEYLLHEIAGQQCSTLGISGIAGCQCNLMEACDEDGKPKSTWAQYLPAGVDQFGFVDGGHQNLAYLCEVNAVAILYDCNNRIPLFAATVITGAQLLGRDFGRRPPANFRRSSLAWLDLKFQQVGKDYFRAKNRDLCYATRRGDRYLVDKDWVISSGHKSRFRTKDCPGGSLVKTIIHRGHLIASQYGRKNQKKKTATFTYTNAVPQFGLFNSHSWQVCEGRLLMWGIQNCAEVKGAKKVQLFIVVGAMPSTVFSPLKHRYFGYKGFSDYMDNVYRVNVPKHMWTAACCRYKAKRVWKYHSTAFKRENNPGMEPCVTSDIGTLSKWLFQSVRGGTCVNLFPKTPQCNEKDNFIPLW